One region of Cydia pomonella isolate Wapato2018A chromosome 25, ilCydPomo1, whole genome shotgun sequence genomic DNA includes:
- the LOC133531658 gene encoding zinc finger protein 665-like, which translates to MEELHSCSCCLVRPPEKGLKTLYRHLGKTEIYYDMLKDCFDINLGMGNDECGICEVCVVRLRDANDFKLQVQRSQEELRARLKGVLTASNKMKIKFERAAGEETIIPDIKLERSEVEMADGEVVSVAIYGGPSGPSAQPVPTASNHVTFMLEPTLTDLDDSKSAPASDRGKVYECEICQRRFQNPCAKRKLMIHRRSHTGERPYSCDVCDKKFVQKSHLNTHYAQHMGKFKFSCEFCDMRFTQKSPWVVHMRIHTGERPYSCEICNKTFRLKCNLNVHQKSHFRYDPNSVEPGEITDCKKEVSEESKNQVDKIDFTCHICKKQFSEEKYLNTHLKHHPGDYTFTCEVCDKKFKTQSALDSHKFDHKGGKPFKCEECGKEFVARSAFGLHLRIHTGDFRYPCDVCNKQFIQKAGLIQHMRVHTGEKPYTCEICQKKFPYRCSFKKHLLVKHNQVMDKKFSCDICGKLFALQGTLAKHMEKHDEKKGNKDYSEGSGETTECKKEYSEKFKRQTYDCDTCNKQFKSKDYLIEHMRTHTGEKPYTCELCQRKFRFKGSFKKHLFEKHNIADKPFCCDICGKLFALRGPLTKHIKKHLQKEKQDKTQKEEPKDFMCEICSKRFSTKGILKNHRITHSEERPFACEICQKTFRKKRHLQDHKMVHEDFKQHSCEVCGQQFRHKSALTVHIQRLHTESKPHACDVCKRPFSVLAELKTHYRVHTGERPYACEICYKKFPRHDAVKRHLVRVHHEKPNKFIKLKEFNNPY; encoded by the exons ATGGAGGAGCTGCACTCGTGTAGCTGCTGCCTGGTGCGCCCGCCGGAGAAGGGACTTAAAACGCTGTACAGACATCTCGGTAAAACAGAGATATATTACGACATGCTAAAAGACTGCTTCGATATTAAT CTTGGCATGGGGAATGACGAGTGCGGGATCTGCGAGGTGTGCGTGGTGCGGCTGCGCGACGCGAACGACTTCAAGCTGCAAGTGCAGCGCAGTCAGGAAGAGCTGCGCGCGCGGCTCAAGGGAGTGCTCACTGCCA GTAACAAGATGAAAATCAAGTTCGAGAGAGCTGCTGGAGAGGAAACCATCATAC CCGACATCAAGCTGGAGAGGTCCGAAGTGGAGATGGCTGACGGCGAAGTAGTATCAG TGGCCATATACGGAGGGCCATCAGGCCCTTCAGCACAACCCGTTCCGACTGCGTCCAACCACGTCACTTTTATGCTGGAACCGACCCTCACGGACCTCGACGATTCTAAGTCGGCTCCTGCTTCCGACCGCGGTAAGGTCTACGAATGCGAAATATGCCAAAGAAGGTTCCAGAACCCATGTGCGAAAAGAAAACTCATGATCCATCGCCGCTCCCACACTGGAGAGAGACCTTACTCGTGCGACGTATGCGACAAAAAATTCGTACAAAAGAGCCACTTAAATACTCATTACGCTCAACACATGGGGAAGTTCAAATTTTCCTGCGAATTTTGTGACATGAGATTCACACAAAAAAGTCCTTGGGTTGTGCACATGCGGATTCACACTGGTGAAAGGCCGTACTCTTgtgaaatatgtaataaaacgTTTAGACTTAAGTGCAACTTAAATGTTCATCAAAAAAGTCATTTTAGATATGATCCTAATAGCGTAGAGCCAGGCGAAATAACAGATTGCAAAAAAGAGGTTTCAGaagaatcaaaaaatcaagTAGATAAAATAGATTTCACATGTCATATATGCAAAAAGCAATTTTCAGAAGAAAAGTACTTAAACACTCATTTGAAACATCACCCTGGAGACTATACATTCACTTGTGAAGTTTGCGATAAGAAATTCAAGACGCAGTCTGCATTGGATAGTCATAAGTTCGATCATAAGGGGGGAAAACCTTTTAAATGTGAAGAATGCGGTAAAGAATTTGTAGCAAGAAGTGCTTTCGGCCTTCATTTAAGAATTCATACTGGGGATTTTAGGTACCCGTGCGATGTATGTAATAAACAATTCATACAAAAAGCTGGCTTGATTCAGCATATGCGTGTACACACTGGTGAAAAACCTTACACTTGTGAGATATGTCAAAAAAAGTTCCCATATAGATGTAGCTTTAAGAAACATTTATTAGTCAAACACAACCAAGTTATGGATAAAAAATTCTCTTGCGATATTTGTGGGAAACTATTTGCGCTGCAGGGGACTTTAGCTAAACATATGGAGAAACACGATGAGAAGAAAGGTAATAAGGATTACAGTGAAGGTTCAGGAGAAACCACAGAATGCAAAAAAGAGTATTCGGAAAAATTTAAAAGACAAACGTACGATTGCGATACATGTAATAAACAATTCAAAAGCAAAGACTATTTGATTGAACATATGCGAACACACACTGGTGAAAAGCCTTATACCTGTGAATTATGCCAAAGGAAGTTCAGATTTAAAGGTAGCTTTAAAAAACACTTATTTGAAAAACACAACATTGCTGACAAACCATTTTGTTGCGATATTTGTGGCAAACTATTTGCACTGCGAGGGCCTCTAactaaacatattaaaaaacatCTTCAGAAAGAAAAGCAGGATAAAACGCAAAAGGAAGAACCAAAGGATTTTATGTGTGAAATATGTAGCAAACGATTTTCAACAAAGGGTATCTTAAAAAATCATAGGATAACGCACTCTGAAGAAAGACCTTTTGCGTGCGAAATTTGTCAGAAGACATTCCGAAAGAAGAGACATTTACAGGACCACAAGATGGTGCACGAGGACTTTAAACAACACTCATGTGAAGTATGCGGGCAACAATTTAGGCATAAATCTGCCTTAACAGTTCATATCCAAAGACTTCATACAGAAAGTAAGCCACATGCATGCGATGTTTGCAAAAGGCCATTTTCGGTCCTTGCCGAATTAAAAACGCATTATCGGGTACACACTGGTGAGAGGCCATACGCTTGTGAAATATGCTATAAGAAATTTCCAAGACACGACGCGGTTAAAAGACATCTTGTACGAGTTCACCATGAGAAGCCTAacaaattcattaaattaaaagaaTTTAATAATCCTTACTGA